One segment of Candidatus Glassbacteria bacterium DNA contains the following:
- a CDS encoding efflux RND transporter periplasmic adaptor subunit, with amino-acid sequence MKVLTVLTTFALAAVLLVAGCGGDDLAVERIEGGTVRAPVVTVTADKFPLYTTAMGTVEPYDRARLSTRVMGHVLAVLVEEGDRVTAGQVLLRLDSKDMVSRIEQDKAGLAAAESQLENAEAYYNRIKKLYDEQSATKQNLDNARTQYEAASAGADAARNKLTGARSQLDYFNIKAPFSGFVTGRTVDKGDMGAPGAPLVTVEMQDSLKIVTSLSEKDVGRVSVGQSALVEIGSGQFQARVESVVPAGDPATRRFKVQLVLPNEDGTLVSGMFARVLFRTGTDETISVPETAIVRRGQLTGLFVLDDENTTRLRWVRLGRTSGERVEVLSGLTAGERIVTGKLRQMREGVTVQEVNS; translated from the coding sequence ATGAAAGTTCTTACCGTTTTAACCACTTTTGCGCTGGCGGCTGTCCTGCTGGTGGCCGGCTGTGGCGGCGACGACCTGGCGGTCGAGCGGATCGAGGGCGGCACTGTCCGTGCTCCGGTGGTGACAGTTACCGCCGACAAGTTCCCGCTCTACACCACCGCGATGGGTACGGTGGAGCCGTACGACCGGGCAAGGCTCAGCACGCGGGTGATGGGCCACGTGCTGGCCGTGCTGGTGGAGGAAGGCGACCGGGTGACAGCGGGTCAGGTGCTGCTGCGGCTCGACAGCAAGGACATGGTCAGCCGGATTGAGCAGGACAAAGCCGGACTGGCCGCCGCCGAAAGCCAGCTGGAAAATGCCGAAGCTTATTATAACCGGATCAAAAAACTCTACGACGAGCAGAGCGCGACCAAACAGAATCTTGATAACGCCCGCACTCAGTACGAGGCGGCCTCCGCCGGCGCCGACGCCGCCCGTAACAAGCTGACCGGGGCCCGCAGCCAGCTCGACTACTTCAATATCAAGGCCCCGTTCAGCGGGTTTGTCACCGGCCGCACGGTGGACAAGGGCGACATGGGCGCTCCGGGCGCTCCGCTGGTGACTGTCGAGATGCAGGACAGCCTGAAAATAGTGACCTCCCTGAGCGAAAAGGATGTGGGCAGGGTATCCGTCGGGCAGAGTGCGCTGGTGGAAATCGGCTCAGGCCAATTTCAGGCGCGGGTGGAGTCGGTGGTGCCCGCCGGCGACCCGGCCACGCGAAGGTTCAAGGTGCAACTGGTGCTGCCCAACGAGGACGGGACCCTGGTTAGCGGAATGTTCGCGCGGGTGCTGTTCCGGACCGGGACCGACGAGACGATCAGCGTGCCCGAAACGGCCATCGTCCGCCGCGGCCAGCTTACCGGTCTGTTCGTACTCGATGACGAGAATACCACCCGTCTGCGCTGGGTCCGCCTGGGCCGTACCAGCGGCGAGCGGGTCGAGGTGCTCTCCGGCCTGACCGCCGGTGAGCGGATCGTGACCGGCAAGCTGCGGCAGATGCGCGAGGGCGTGACCGTGCAGGAGGTGAACTCATGA
- a CDS encoding efflux RND transporter permease subunit, with protein sequence MQLAGKIGQSFMQSKLTPLLVVASLFLGAMALWKTPREEEPQIIVPMVDVMVGLPGASPEEVESRLAKPLEKMFWGIPGVEYVYSISNPEGVLVIVRFLVGEEIENSLVKLYNKIYYNMDRMPPGATMPLVKLRSIDDVPILGLTLWSENYDGYDLRRMALELSEYLKQADDVSEIEVIGGQKRVLQVNIDPEKLAGYGLSILQVEPMVRQANVNLYAGGFERNNQRFRVASGAPVTSRQELGRVVVGVHQDRPVYLEDVARIEDGPSELDNYVLFGLGPAAGHKGIEAADYGTFEHPAVTIALAKRKGSDASRVAAEALERVEKMKGVLIPSDVNITVTRNYGETADDKANELLTHLIASILAVTLIIAISLSPRGALIILISVPVTFALTLFTYYLLDYTINRVTLFALIFVTGLVVDDSIIIVENIYRHYSLRALPPFQAAVAAINEVGNPTILATLTVIVSILPLVTVGGLMGPYMSPMPIGASLAMMFSLMVALMIAPWFAYRLMKSSYGKDHGEPEKVEDTRTYKLYRKVMIPLLESPLKRWSFIATVVFVVLASIGMMGLRWVEVKMLPFDNKSEVQIVIDMPEGTPLERTNRVAMEIGDYLRTVPEVTDYQIYSGESSPYNFNGLIRHYFLRSRPHEADIQVNMVHKHDRSRQSHNIAVDIRGPITEIGDRYDARIKVAEIPPGPPVIATLVAEIYGPDYKDQIEVAREVRRVFEQMPGVVDVDWMVEDEQVKYDFVVDQEKAALHGISTGQVSQTLYKVLNPSRISTGRLENELEPVDIVLRVPIERRSSLENLRNVYLAARDGSKVALGDLVSVRESVLPKSIYRKNMQRVVYVTADVAGEIESPVYAILDMDEALAAIEPPGGGYEIKKYYASMPTETRQVTMKWDGEWDVTQQVFRDMGASFAVVIVLIYFLLVAWFHSFFTPVIMMIPIPLALAGVLPGHWIMGTFFTATSMIGFIALAGIMVRNSVLLIDFIEVRLGQGMDLLDAVIESGAVRFRPIALTAGTLIVGAVVILADPIFAGLAVSLLYGALVSTVLTLLVVPMFYYLFKQRWPGME encoded by the coding sequence ATGCAACTGGCGGGCAAGATCGGCCAGTCGTTCATGCAGTCTAAGCTTACACCTCTGCTGGTGGTCGCCTCCCTGTTCCTGGGAGCGATGGCCCTGTGGAAGACTCCACGCGAGGAAGAACCGCAAATTATCGTGCCGATGGTGGATGTGATGGTCGGTCTGCCGGGCGCCAGTCCGGAAGAGGTTGAGAGCCGCCTGGCCAAGCCGCTGGAGAAAATGTTCTGGGGAATCCCCGGCGTGGAGTATGTCTACTCGATCTCCAACCCCGAGGGCGTGCTGGTGATCGTGCGTTTTCTGGTCGGTGAGGAAATCGAGAATTCGCTGGTCAAGCTCTACAATAAAATCTACTACAACATGGACCGGATGCCGCCGGGGGCCACCATGCCCCTGGTCAAGCTGCGCTCGATCGATGACGTGCCGATCCTGGGCCTCACGCTCTGGAGCGAGAATTACGACGGCTACGATCTGCGGCGGATGGCCCTGGAGCTGTCCGAGTACCTCAAGCAGGCCGACGATGTTTCGGAGATCGAGGTGATCGGCGGACAGAAACGGGTACTGCAGGTCAATATCGACCCGGAGAAGCTGGCGGGCTACGGCCTGAGTATCCTGCAGGTTGAACCGATGGTGCGCCAGGCCAATGTCAACCTCTACGCCGGCGGTTTCGAGCGGAACAACCAGCGCTTCCGGGTGGCCAGCGGCGCGCCTGTGACCTCCCGCCAGGAACTGGGCCGCGTGGTGGTGGGAGTTCATCAGGACCGCCCCGTGTACCTTGAGGACGTGGCCCGGATCGAGGACGGGCCCTCGGAGCTTGACAACTACGTCTTGTTCGGCCTCGGTCCGGCCGCCGGGCACAAGGGTATCGAGGCGGCGGACTACGGCACGTTCGAGCATCCGGCGGTCACTATCGCCCTGGCCAAGCGCAAGGGCAGCGATGCATCCCGGGTGGCGGCCGAGGCGCTGGAGCGCGTGGAAAAAATGAAAGGCGTGCTGATTCCCTCGGACGTGAACATAACCGTAACGCGCAACTACGGGGAAACCGCCGATGACAAGGCCAACGAGTTGCTCACTCACCTGATCGCCTCGATCCTGGCGGTCACGCTGATAATCGCCATCTCGCTCAGCCCGCGGGGAGCGCTGATTATCCTGATCTCCGTGCCGGTCACTTTCGCACTGACCCTGTTCACTTACTATCTGCTCGACTACACGATCAACCGGGTCACGCTGTTCGCGCTGATATTCGTTACCGGGCTGGTGGTGGACGACTCGATCATCATTGTGGAGAATATCTACCGCCACTACAGCCTCAGGGCCCTGCCGCCGTTTCAGGCCGCGGTGGCCGCGATCAACGAGGTGGGCAACCCCACGATTCTGGCCACGCTGACCGTGATCGTCTCGATCCTGCCGCTGGTGACAGTGGGCGGGCTGATGGGCCCCTATATGAGCCCGATGCCGATCGGGGCCTCGCTGGCGATGATGTTCAGTCTGATGGTGGCGCTGATGATCGCCCCCTGGTTCGCTTACCGCCTGATGAAATCGAGCTATGGCAAGGATCACGGCGAGCCGGAAAAGGTAGAGGACACCAGGACGTATAAGCTGTACCGCAAGGTAATGATCCCGCTGCTGGAAAGCCCGCTCAAGCGCTGGAGCTTTATCGCCACGGTGGTGTTCGTGGTGCTGGCCAGCATCGGCATGATGGGCCTGAGGTGGGTGGAAGTGAAAATGCTGCCGTTCGACAACAAAAGCGAGGTGCAGATTGTGATCGACATGCCGGAGGGCACTCCGCTGGAGCGCACCAACCGGGTGGCGATGGAGATCGGCGACTACCTTCGCACCGTACCCGAAGTGACCGATTACCAGATTTACAGCGGCGAGAGCAGCCCGTACAATTTCAACGGCCTGATCCGTCACTACTTCCTGCGCAGCCGGCCCCACGAGGCCGACATCCAGGTCAACATGGTCCACAAGCACGACCGCAGCCGTCAGAGCCACAATATCGCTGTCGATATCCGCGGCCCGATCACCGAGATCGGCGACAGGTACGACGCACGGATCAAGGTGGCCGAGATACCGCCCGGACCGCCGGTTATCGCCACACTGGTGGCTGAAATCTACGGGCCGGACTACAAGGACCAGATCGAGGTGGCCCGCGAGGTGCGCCGCGTGTTCGAGCAAATGCCCGGCGTGGTGGATGTGGACTGGATGGTGGAGGACGAGCAGGTCAAGTACGATTTCGTGGTGGACCAGGAAAAGGCGGCCCTGCACGGCATTTCCACGGGCCAGGTCAGCCAGACGCTCTACAAGGTGCTCAATCCCTCGCGCATCTCCACCGGACGGCTGGAGAACGAGCTGGAACCGGTGGATATTGTCCTTCGTGTGCCGATTGAGCGGCGCAGCAGCCTGGAGAACCTGCGCAACGTGTACCTGGCCGCCCGCGACGGCTCCAAGGTGGCGCTGGGGGACCTGGTGAGCGTGCGCGAGAGCGTGCTGCCCAAGTCGATCTACCGCAAAAACATGCAGCGGGTGGTGTATGTCACCGCCGATGTCGCCGGGGAGATTGAAAGCCCGGTCTACGCGATCCTGGACATGGACGAGGCCCTGGCTGCGATAGAACCGCCGGGAGGCGGCTACGAGATCAAGAAGTACTATGCCAGCATGCCCACCGAGACCCGGCAGGTGACGATGAAGTGGGACGGCGAGTGGGATGTCACCCAGCAGGTGTTCCGCGACATGGGAGCGAGTTTCGCGGTGGTGATCGTGCTGATCTACTTCCTGCTGGTGGCGTGGTTCCACAGCTTCTTCACGCCGGTTATCATGATGATTCCGATTCCGCTGGCGCTGGCCGGCGTGCTGCCGGGCCACTGGATAATGGGCACGTTTTTCACGGCCACCTCGATGATCGGCTTTATCGCCCTGGCCGGGATCATGGTGCGCAACAGCGTGCTGCTGATCGACTTTATCGAGGTGCGCCTTGGCCAGGGCATGGATTTGCTGGACGCGGTGATCGAGTCCGGCGCGGTGCGTTTCCGGCCTATCGCCCTGACCGCCGGTACGCTGATCGTGGGCGCAGTGGTGATCCTGGCCGACCCGATTTTTGCGGGGTTGGCGGTCAGCCTGCTCTACGGCGCGCTGGTCAGCACGGTGCTGACCCTGTTGGTGGTGCCGATGTTCTACTACCTGTTCAAGCAGCGCTGGCCGGGCATGGAATAA
- a CDS encoding M6 family metalloprotease domain-containing protein translates to MARRRAARIRARGDKTALAALRTDRFKLPVLLGSYSDLSGTLKVQDFQNHLFSDSTGLTMTDYFEEVSYGQFSITGDVYGWYQTDKPVADYLPSNYSDFSLDIVQQADPEIDFSPYDNDGPDGVPNSGDDDGYVDAVMVIFAGVGREYGNQNNLNSAQIEANPGYTTDDPAHGGGFLKIRCLVLVSELGELGDTVGISSLGVACHEFGHVLGLPDLYDGTGLTNGLGNWGLMSGSLNSHLSAWCKIMLGWVSPVVVEEQTYVLLNPVETNPEVYLLWEDGYGLSRYFLLEHRQKNAGFDTGIPGTGLMIYHVNENRWQGLAKSKRATQSLSNRLVDLEEADGRNDLDHKGNPGDSGDPFPGSTGNTTFDDFSNPSSRDYEGNPTGVSITNIQYRWSLPAMGADVSPREPLGYSIAYDRMGIAGGWNNADYWGGVLFKAGEPGYLAAVDIGIPSGDSEYEVRIYHTINDTLPEGLIHSVSGYAPLPGYNTVKIDRWIKLEKGQEFFVAYRSSNGVWLDDLSEYTGRSYASDNGIGYGQQLSNEQGSGVNINIRARIRTENPVVCDFNGDGKTDRADIVAMIRFLQNNPGNPQADFNRDGYANVADALSLMLALRNGTCPE, encoded by the coding sequence ATGGCCCGCCGCCGGGCGGCACGCATCAGAGCCAGGGGTGACAAAACCGCCCTGGCCGCTCTGCGGACTGACCGCTTTAAGCTGCCGGTTCTGCTGGGGAGTTACAGCGACCTGAGCGGGACATTAAAGGTCCAGGATTTCCAGAACCATCTGTTCAGCGACAGCACCGGTCTCACGATGACCGATTATTTCGAGGAAGTCTCCTACGGGCAGTTCTCGATCACCGGCGACGTTTACGGCTGGTACCAGACCGATAAGCCCGTGGCAGATTATCTCCCCTCAAACTACAGTGACTTTTCCCTCGATATTGTTCAGCAGGCTGATCCTGAAATCGATTTCAGTCCCTACGACAATGACGGCCCGGACGGAGTACCGAACTCCGGGGACGACGACGGGTACGTTGATGCGGTTATGGTTATTTTCGCAGGTGTGGGCAGGGAGTATGGAAATCAGAACAACCTGAATTCCGCTCAGATAGAGGCAAATCCGGGTTATACTACTGACGACCCTGCCCATGGCGGCGGTTTCCTCAAAATCCGCTGTTTAGTGCTTGTTTCCGAATTGGGCGAACTGGGAGATACTGTTGGTATTTCCAGTCTCGGGGTTGCCTGCCACGAGTTCGGCCATGTGCTGGGACTGCCGGATCTCTATGATGGCACTGGCTTGACTAACGGTCTGGGAAATTGGGGCCTGATGTCGGGCAGTCTTAACTCCCACCTTTCAGCCTGGTGTAAAATCATGCTGGGATGGGTATCGCCCGTTGTGGTGGAAGAGCAAACCTATGTTTTGTTGAATCCGGTTGAAACCAATCCCGAGGTATACCTGCTGTGGGAGGACGGATACGGCCTGAGCCGTTATTTTCTCCTCGAACACCGCCAGAAAAATGCCGGCTTCGATACGGGCATACCCGGCACGGGATTGATGATCTATCATGTCAACGAAAACCGCTGGCAGGGATTAGCCAAAAGCAAAAGAGCGACACAATCGTTATCGAACCGCTTGGTTGACCTGGAGGAAGCCGATGGCAGGAATGATCTCGACCACAAGGGAAATCCCGGCGACAGCGGCGATCCGTTCCCCGGTTCGACAGGCAACACAACTTTCGATGACTTCTCCAACCCGTCCAGCAGAGACTACGAGGGCAACCCGACCGGAGTCTCGATAACCAATATCCAGTACCGCTGGAGCCTGCCGGCCATGGGGGCGGATGTTTCACCGCGCGAACCGCTGGGTTATTCAATCGCCTACGACCGAATGGGTATTGCCGGTGGTTGGAACAACGCTGACTACTGGGGCGGAGTGCTGTTCAAGGCCGGTGAGCCGGGGTACCTGGCCGCTGTCGACATCGGCATTCCATCCGGTGACAGCGAATACGAAGTAAGAATTTATCACACGATCAACGACACACTCCCTGAAGGGTTGATTCACTCAGTGTCCGGCTACGCGCCTTTGCCCGGCTACAACACGGTTAAAATCGACCGGTGGATCAAACTGGAAAAAGGCCAGGAGTTTTTCGTGGCCTACAGGTCAAGCAACGGGGTTTGGCTGGATGACTTGTCCGAATACACGGGACGTTCGTACGCTTCCGATAACGGGATAGGATATGGACAACAATTGTCTAATGAGCAAGGGAGTGGCGTAAATATCAACATTCGCGCCCGCATCCGCACCGAAAACCCTGTTGTGTGCGATTTCAACGGTGACGGCAAAACTGACCGGGCCGATATTGTCGCAATGATCCGGTTTCTGCAAAACAACCCCGGAAATCCTCAAGCCGATTTTAACCGCGACGGTTATGCCAACGTGGCTGATGCGTTGTCGCTAATGCTTGCCCTGAGAAACGGGACCTGCCCTGAATAA
- a CDS encoding aldo/keto reductase encodes MILRYYFKEETDVTENQGYGYVRRRLGRSGLELSEISLGLWTLGGPNWIDGQSVGWENLDEDEAVAAVERGLELGCNHFDTADVYGNGRSEQRLGRILGGRRKDVIIATKVGWFQGTAEHSFQPVHIRHQIEQSLVNLRTDYVDIYYFHHTDLGPYRDEAVEVMRRLKEEGKVRFIGQSGYEVDALCGMIEVLDPDVIQSRAHIMDTRMIEPQSRLAVMMAERDLGFVAFSPMAQGLLLDKFRPGNPPSFGEGDNRRDSRWFKQEFLAELAPKMDRLKERFGGGIDDLLRVSLQYPLAHRAVSCVIPGFRNVKQVELDLEPAGKALSVEDAAWVRELFKDLKMTG; translated from the coding sequence ATAATACTGAGATATTACTTTAAAGAAGAGACGGATGTGACTGAAAATCAAGGATATGGGTACGTGCGCAGGCGGCTTGGGCGATCCGGGCTGGAGCTGAGTGAAATCAGCCTCGGACTGTGGACACTGGGCGGGCCCAACTGGATCGATGGTCAGAGCGTGGGCTGGGAAAACCTGGACGAGGACGAGGCGGTGGCTGCCGTGGAACGCGGCCTGGAGCTGGGCTGCAACCATTTCGACACAGCCGACGTTTACGGTAACGGGCGCAGCGAACAACGCCTGGGCAGGATCCTGGGCGGCAGGCGCAAGGACGTGATAATCGCCACCAAGGTGGGCTGGTTCCAGGGCACCGCCGAACACTCTTTCCAGCCGGTCCACATCCGTCACCAGATCGAGCAGAGCCTGGTGAACCTGCGTACCGACTATGTGGATATCTATTATTTCCACCATACCGACCTCGGGCCTTACCGTGACGAGGCGGTGGAGGTTATGCGCCGGCTGAAGGAAGAGGGCAAGGTCCGCTTTATCGGCCAGAGCGGCTATGAGGTGGACGCGCTGTGCGGGATGATCGAGGTGCTGGACCCCGACGTGATCCAGTCCCGCGCCCATATCATGGACACCCGGATGATCGAGCCGCAGTCCCGGCTGGCCGTGATGATGGCCGAGCGGGATCTGGGGTTCGTGGCGTTCAGCCCGATGGCCCAGGGCCTGCTGCTCGACAAGTTCCGGCCCGGCAACCCGCCCTCGTTCGGCGAGGGCGACAACCGTCGCGACAGCCGGTGGTTCAAGCAGGAGTTTCTGGCTGAGCTGGCCCCGAAAATGGACCGGCTCAAGGAGCGTTTCGGCGGCGGGATCGATGATCTGCTGAGGGTGAGTCTGCAATACCCGCTGGCTCACCGGGCTGTGAGTTGTGTTATCCCGGGTTTCCGCAATGTAAAGCAGGTTGAGCTTGATCTTGAGCCGGCAGGAAAAGCGCTGAGCGTTGAGGACGCGGCCTGGGTCCGGGAGCTGTTCAAGGACCTGAAGATGACCGGATGA
- a CDS encoding aldo/keto reductase, which yields MVNRRCFLATGAAALGAALTSGSSELLGVNKQNFLPFPSSGLPSREFGSTGARVSLITFGGGGRWAGLQEDSALQVLTTALQRGVNCIDTAYSYGRSEEIIGKILPEWRSKVILHTKVATRDPNQWWRHLETSLNRLGADYVDTLMVHQLEGPDDLARLEVKDGPFELLHRAKEQNLCRWIGVSTHTDWKVLLEAHRRHKFDHVVMSLNVATNEYTDLGFEENALPVLAGDGVAITAMKALGVGRIVNAHPDFDYRTCIRYSLSLPGVHTVTVTMPNLQHMHDDVDTAAWFEPFGADELDALKAKAAGEVREAFREFMRTHTDLA from the coding sequence ATGGTAAACAGGCGGTGCTTTCTGGCAACTGGAGCGGCGGCGCTGGGTGCGGCTTTGACAAGCGGCTCATCTGAACTGCTGGGGGTAAACAAGCAAAATTTTCTTCCCTTTCCGTCATCCGGACTGCCGTCCCGCGAGTTCGGCTCCACGGGCGCTCGCGTTTCCCTGATCACATTCGGTGGGGGGGGAAGATGGGCGGGCCTGCAGGAGGACTCGGCCCTCCAGGTGCTGACCACGGCGCTTCAGCGCGGAGTAAACTGTATCGATACGGCCTACAGCTACGGCCGCAGTGAGGAAATAATCGGCAAAATTCTGCCTGAGTGGCGCAGTAAAGTGATTCTCCATACCAAGGTTGCCACCCGCGATCCCAACCAGTGGTGGCGGCATTTGGAAACCTCGCTGAACAGGCTGGGAGCGGACTATGTGGATACGCTGATGGTCCATCAACTGGAAGGCCCGGACGATCTGGCCAGACTGGAGGTGAAAGACGGGCCGTTCGAGCTGCTGCACCGGGCTAAAGAGCAGAACCTCTGCCGCTGGATCGGCGTTTCCACCCATACCGACTGGAAAGTTCTGCTCGAGGCCCATCGACGGCACAAATTCGACCATGTGGTCATGTCGCTGAACGTGGCCACCAACGAATATACGGACCTGGGTTTCGAGGAAAACGCGCTGCCGGTACTGGCCGGGGACGGAGTGGCGATAACAGCGATGAAAGCCCTGGGCGTGGGCAGGATAGTCAACGCCCACCCGGATTTTGACTACAGGACGTGTATCCGCTATTCGCTGAGCCTGCCCGGAGTGCATACGGTCACGGTCACCATGCCGAACCTGCAGCACATGCACGACGACGTGGATACGGCCGCCTGGTTCGAGCCGTTCGGAGCCGATGAGCTTGATGCGCTGAAAGCCAAAGCCGCGGGAGAGGTCAGAGAAGCGTTCCGCGAATTCATGCGGACCCATACGGACCTGGCCTGA
- a CDS encoding Gfo/Idh/MocA family oxidoreductase, with the protein MNTPIRAGLVGTGFAAELHADALRRCRDARIEMVAGIEKLDEFCRKWEVGRSTGDYKVLCRDPDVDVVVVCTPTFIHRPVIEAAAAAGKDIICEKPLATTLEDARAAVKAADDAGVRLMYAEDWCFAPVLGRVEEIVKEGALGRVLYVKAKETHSGSHSEYAKKIKYCGGGSLFHIGCHPINWVRHLFGQEVVEVVGKTTGGGEKNFIHKDYEGEDWGVAIFTFEDGGQGFVEGNYITQGGMDDTVEIYGTQGALKVELTLGSPIHVYSKVGYSYSVEKADSQVGWTRPAVDELWQLGYPPEIEYFIGCIRDGKEPMIGVRGRDGLASMEVAFAAYESARTGTTVNMKEFRSRS; encoded by the coding sequence ATGAACACTCCAATACGCGCAGGCCTGGTCGGAACCGGTTTCGCCGCGGAACTCCACGCCGATGCGCTCCGGCGCTGCCGGGACGCCAGGATCGAGATGGTGGCGGGGATCGAAAAGCTGGACGAGTTCTGCCGGAAATGGGAAGTCGGGCGCAGCACCGGCGACTACAAGGTCCTCTGCCGGGACCCGGATGTCGATGTGGTCGTGGTCTGTACGCCCACTTTTATCCATCGCCCGGTAATCGAGGCCGCGGCCGCGGCGGGCAAGGACATTATCTGCGAAAAACCGCTGGCAACCACCCTGGAGGACGCACGCGCGGCGGTGAAAGCGGCCGATGACGCCGGGGTGCGGCTGATGTACGCCGAGGACTGGTGTTTCGCCCCGGTCCTGGGCCGGGTAGAGGAGATCGTGAAAGAGGGCGCGCTGGGCCGGGTGCTGTATGTCAAGGCCAAGGAAACGCATTCCGGCAGTCATAGTGAATATGCCAAAAAGATCAAGTACTGCGGCGGCGGGTCGTTGTTCCATATCGGCTGCCACCCGATCAACTGGGTACGCCACCTCTTCGGCCAGGAAGTAGTGGAAGTGGTGGGCAAGACCACCGGCGGTGGCGAGAAAAACTTCATTCACAAGGACTACGAGGGCGAAGACTGGGGCGTGGCCATCTTCACGTTCGAGGACGGCGGCCAGGGCTTTGTCGAGGGTAACTATATCACCCAGGGCGGCATGGACGACACCGTGGAGATCTACGGCACACAAGGAGCGCTGAAAGTCGAACTGACCCTGGGCAGCCCGATCCATGTCTACAGCAAGGTGGGTTACAGCTATTCGGTGGAAAAAGCGGACAGCCAGGTAGGCTGGACCCGGCCGGCCGTGGATGAGCTCTGGCAGCTCGGCTACCCGCCGGAAATCGAATACTTTATCGGCTGCATTCGGGACGGGAAGGAGCCGATGATCGGCGTTAGGGGCCGTGACGGGCTGGCTTCGATGGAAGTGGCGTTCGCGGCTTACGAAAGCGCCCGCACCGGCACCACGGTCAATATGAAAGAGTTTCGCAGCAGGTCGTAA
- a CDS encoding DegQ family serine endoprotease, translating to MPGRISMFCSKLKKQFSGIITAFMVVAAIASCGDIPGLSIRELAAQSPEFGASRPPLPPVAQRAPQFQQVFADVAEKVIPTVVSIRSAKIETVQNFDPFHWFFGDPREGGRSQPQERRVEGVGSGVIVSSDGYVLTNNHVVEGADDLTITLSDKREFSAKIIGTDPPSDLAVIKIVDADNLPVAHLGDSDALRIGEMVLAVGSPYQLSETVTMGIVSALGRTTRLNSYENFIQTDAAINPGNSGGALVNLDGSVVGINSMIFSRSGGSQGIGFAIPIDMAKNIMQSLIAEGKVSRGYLGVEIRNLEPDIARSLDAEPYSGVLVGNVRPDTPAEKAGLEVYDIITAVNGKQVTTAQELMNEVALIKPGKEASFTVLRDGTRKNYTVVLAERDEDTLASTFGGRGGGGGSADATREKTGLTLHGINPEMARRYQLEEGIQGALIVGVDPTSPAARTRLREGDVIVEADRRKVSSVADFNSIMAELDNDTVLLRVQRGGATFLAALRLEKD from the coding sequence ATGCCCGGGAGGATTTCGATGTTTTGCAGTAAACTCAAGAAGCAGTTTTCAGGCATAATTACCGCGTTTATGGTCGTGGCCGCGATCGCGTCCTGCGGCGACATTCCCGGTCTGAGCATACGGGAACTCGCCGCCCAGTCGCCGGAATTCGGAGCCTCGCGGCCCCCCCTTCCCCCGGTGGCCCAGCGCGCGCCCCAGTTTCAGCAGGTGTTCGCCGATGTAGCCGAAAAAGTGATCCCGACCGTGGTCTCGATCCGCAGCGCAAAAATCGAGACCGTGCAGAATTTCGATCCATTCCACTGGTTTTTCGGCGACCCCAGGGAGGGGGGCCGGAGCCAGCCGCAGGAGCGGCGCGTTGAGGGCGTGGGCAGCGGAGTGATCGTGAGCAGCGACGGCTACGTGCTGACCAACAACCACGTTGTCGAGGGGGCCGACGACCTGACCATCACCCTGAGCGACAAGCGCGAGTTCAGCGCCAAGATAATCGGCACCGACCCGCCCAGCGACCTGGCCGTGATCAAGATCGTGGACGCCGACAACCTGCCGGTGGCCCATCTGGGCGACAGCGACGCCTTGCGGATCGGCGAGATGGTGTTGGCCGTGGGCAGCCCCTACCAACTGAGCGAAACAGTTACGATGGGAATTGTCAGCGCTCTCGGACGAACCACTCGCCTCAATTCGTATGAAAATTTCATCCAGACCGACGCGGCGATCAACCCCGGCAACTCGGGCGGCGCGCTGGTCAACCTCGACGGTTCGGTGGTGGGGATCAACTCGATGATCTTCAGCCGCAGCGGGGGCAGCCAGGGAATCGGCTTCGCCATCCCGATCGACATGGCGAAGAATATCATGCAGAGCCTGATCGCCGAGGGCAAAGTCAGCCGCGGCTACCTGGGCGTAGAGATCCGCAACCTGGAGCCGGATATCGCTCGCTCGCTGGACGCGGAGCCTTACTCCGGCGTGCTGGTAGGTAATGTCAGGCCGGATACCCCGGCCGAGAAAGCAGGCCTGGAGGTATACGACATCATTACAGCGGTCAACGGCAAACAGGTGACCACGGCTCAGGAACTGATGAATGAAGTTGCGCTGATCAAGCCCGGCAAGGAAGCCAGTTTCACCGTGCTGCGCGACGGGACCAGAAAGAACTACACAGTGGTGCTGGCCGAGCGTGATGAAGACACCCTGGCTTCCACATTCGGCGGCAGGGGCGGCGGAGGCGGCAGTGCCGACGCCACCCGGGAGAAAACCGGCTTGACCCTGCACGGAATCAACCCGGAGATGGCGCGGCGCTATCAACTGGAGGAGGGTATCCAAGGTGCGCTGATTGTCGGTGTCGACCCCACCAGCCCGGCGGCGAGGACCAGGCTCCGGGAAGGCGACGTGATCGTGGAGGCCGACCGCAGGAAAGTCTCCTCGGTGGCCGATTTCAACAGCATCATGGCCGAACTCGACAATGATACGGTCCTGCTGCGTGTCCAGCGCGGCGGCGCCACTTTCCTGGCCGCCCTGCGGCTGGAGAAAGATTAA